In Maridesulfovibrio sp., the following proteins share a genomic window:
- a CDS encoding zinc ribbon domain-containing protein, translating into MITCNKCGKKNNDAAKICSGCGFKLQSGRKRLESNAAEDDRRSMFHLKLEKKQRFTKHAEAWVYALFLLGAVVFFTYNKMYWPLYALTPAIALLAWFRKI; encoded by the coding sequence ATGATTACATGTAATAAATGCGGAAAGAAGAACAACGATGCTGCTAAAATCTGCTCAGGATGCGGCTTCAAGTTGCAATCCGGCCGAAAAAGACTCGAGAGCAACGCTGCGGAAGACGATCGCCGGTCCATGTTCCATCTCAAGCTCGAAAAAAAACAGCGTTTTACCAAACATGCAGAAGCGTGGGTGTACGCCCTTTTTCTGCTGGGAGCGGTTGTTTTTTTCACCTACAACAAAATGTATTGGCCGCTTTATGCTTTAACTCCGGCTATTGCTCTCCTTGCTTGGTTTCGGAAGATTTAG
- a CDS encoding response regulator, whose amino-acid sequence MRILVVDDEQMVRENLVDYLEDEGLDVISVGSAEEALTLMKTENADIAIVDMRLPVMHGNDLIIHLKELHPDMDFIIHTGSVDYAVPPDVRAYGISSDNVLLKPVADMDMFIQKIRTLFGTKYDI is encoded by the coding sequence ATGCGAATTCTGGTTGTAGATGATGAACAGATGGTCAGGGAGAACCTGGTCGACTACCTTGAAGACGAAGGCCTTGATGTAATTTCGGTTGGAAGCGCTGAGGAAGCCCTCACGCTAATGAAAACTGAGAATGCAGACATAGCCATTGTAGATATGCGTCTTCCGGTCATGCACGGTAATGATCTCATCATCCACCTCAAGGAATTGCACCCGGATATGGACTTCATCATCCACACAGGCTCGGTTGACTATGCTGTACCGCCTGATGTCCGTGCTTATGGAATTTCATCCGACAACGTACTGCTTAAGCCTGTGGCAGATATGGATATGTTTATTCAAAAAATCAGAACATTATTCGGAACAAAATACGATATATAG
- the polA gene encoding DNA polymerase I: MALKDKINFDGDPLYLIDGSAFFYRGFHAYPDLKRSDGTPTNALFFVLRVLLKVIKDENPKYLVFMLDGKGKNFRHELYDQYKAQRPPMPEDLRSQIEPLKEALKVIGVPLIVSNGDEADDCIASLAARYKSERPVVILGADKDLKQCLDENVFMWDPAGRNEKITSLADFREETKMEPEQWADFQALIGDSADNIPGVPGVGKVTATKIMAEFPTLEDIRDNYEKLKPAIQKKMKDELENIFIYRELTRMRLDSCPECDLAECKLRPVDSERAVQFMTDYEFRSLVRDVKALFPAAESSAPVPAAKPKKAASGGQLSLFGEEAPPPSGPESRIALKKASEVSELPDFAGKEVGLVRDGKVFFVGLDGQEWMCKVSAAELVDALQSAQTIAVADVKSFLRADHVWAEIPLSRWFDLSLAAYLLNPEERNYAWDRLRAMLFTADELPEAIDEVHPDAQGLAALALMHVLGPRIKSAGLDELIVELETPLIPVLADMEEAGISIDLDAFADFLTEVSERIDELTHIIHERAGEPFNIRSSQQMATVLFDTLGLKPGGKTPKGALSTANSVLEKLSGQHEIVTDILEYRKMEKLRSTYLEPMPKLVGPDGRIHTNFNQLATATGRLSSSGPNLQNIPIRGDQGKRMRACFTAGKGLRLAAADYSQVELRVLAHFSGDPTLVSAFEQDEDIHSRTAALLFDRDPADVTSDERRNAKTINFGLIYGMGPQKLSRELGITINDAKEFIAKYFEKLGVLKEFYDSIVEKGKEHGYVTTLSGRRRLLPELYSTNQQVLSQARRQAINTVIQGSAADIIKMAMIKVAEDAEIKHLGGRLILQIHDELLVEGPEENIEEIGKLLQQDMQTVATLAVPLKVDLGLGRNWAQAH, from the coding sequence ATGGCACTCAAAGATAAAATTAATTTTGACGGCGATCCTCTGTATCTGATTGACGGTTCTGCATTTTTTTACCGTGGTTTTCATGCCTATCCTGACCTGAAACGTTCTGATGGAACTCCTACCAACGCACTGTTTTTCGTGCTCCGGGTTTTACTTAAGGTAATCAAAGATGAGAACCCTAAATATCTGGTTTTCATGCTCGACGGTAAGGGAAAGAATTTCCGTCATGAACTTTACGACCAGTACAAGGCTCAACGTCCGCCAATGCCTGAGGACCTGCGCTCGCAGATTGAGCCGCTTAAGGAGGCTTTGAAAGTTATCGGTGTCCCGCTGATCGTTTCCAACGGGGATGAGGCCGATGACTGCATCGCTTCTCTTGCTGCCCGTTATAAGTCCGAGCGCCCGGTAGTTATTCTTGGCGCCGATAAAGACCTCAAGCAGTGTCTTGATGAAAATGTTTTTATGTGGGACCCGGCAGGGCGTAACGAAAAGATAACTTCTCTGGCTGACTTCCGCGAAGAAACTAAGATGGAACCTGAGCAGTGGGCTGATTTTCAGGCCCTTATTGGTGACTCTGCCGATAATATCCCCGGTGTGCCGGGTGTGGGTAAGGTTACTGCCACTAAGATCATGGCTGAGTTCCCAACCCTTGAAGATATTCGCGACAATTACGAGAAGCTCAAACCGGCTATTCAAAAAAAGATGAAGGATGAGCTGGAGAATATTTTTATTTACCGCGAATTGACCCGTATGCGTCTGGACAGTTGTCCTGAGTGTGATCTGGCTGAATGCAAGTTGCGTCCGGTAGATTCTGAACGTGCCGTGCAGTTCATGACTGATTATGAATTTCGTTCCCTCGTGCGCGATGTCAAAGCTCTTTTTCCCGCAGCAGAAAGTTCCGCTCCTGTCCCGGCTGCCAAGCCCAAGAAGGCCGCGTCCGGCGGCCAGCTTTCATTATTTGGTGAGGAAGCGCCGCCTCCGTCCGGACCGGAAAGCCGTATAGCGTTAAAGAAAGCCTCTGAAGTATCTGAACTTCCAGATTTTGCTGGTAAGGAAGTAGGGCTGGTCCGTGACGGTAAAGTCTTTTTTGTAGGCCTCGATGGGCAGGAATGGATGTGTAAAGTTTCTGCGGCAGAGCTGGTTGATGCATTGCAATCCGCTCAGACAATTGCCGTGGCAGATGTAAAATCTTTCCTGCGTGCCGATCATGTATGGGCAGAAATTCCGCTTTCCCGCTGGTTTGATCTGAGCCTTGCCGCTTATCTGCTTAACCCTGAAGAACGCAATTATGCTTGGGACCGCTTGCGGGCCATGCTTTTTACTGCTGATGAATTGCCTGAAGCCATAGATGAGGTTCATCCCGATGCGCAGGGTCTGGCCGCGCTTGCCCTCATGCATGTTCTGGGACCGCGTATAAAGTCCGCAGGTCTTGATGAGCTGATCGTTGAGCTGGAGACACCGCTCATCCCGGTTCTGGCTGATATGGAAGAGGCTGGAATCAGCATTGACCTTGATGCCTTTGCGGATTTTCTGACCGAGGTAAGTGAACGGATAGATGAACTTACCCATATAATCCACGAGCGTGCCGGAGAACCTTTCAACATCCGCTCCAGCCAGCAGATGGCGACAGTTCTTTTCGATACTCTCGGGCTTAAGCCCGGCGGAAAGACTCCCAAAGGAGCGCTTTCCACTGCTAACTCCGTGCTTGAGAAACTTTCCGGGCAGCATGAGATCGTCACCGATATTCTGGAATACCGGAAGATGGAAAAATTGCGTTCCACATATCTTGAGCCGATGCCTAAATTAGTCGGTCCAGACGGTCGTATTCATACGAATTTCAACCAGCTGGCTACTGCAACCGGACGTCTTTCAAGCTCAGGACCGAATCTGCAAAATATCCCAATTCGCGGGGATCAGGGTAAGCGCATGCGCGCCTGTTTTACTGCCGGGAAAGGGCTGCGGCTTGCAGCGGCCGACTATTCGCAGGTTGAGCTGCGCGTACTGGCTCATTTTTCCGGCGACCCGACCCTTGTTTCTGCATTTGAGCAGGACGAGGATATTCACTCCCGTACTGCGGCACTGCTGTTCGATCGTGATCCGGCAGACGTTACATCCGACGAACGCCGAAATGCCAAGACCATCAACTTCGGTTTGATTTACGGCATGGGACCGCAGAAGCTTTCCCGTGAACTTGGTATCACAATCAACGATGCCAAGGAATTTATCGCCAAATATTTTGAAAAGCTGGGTGTGCTCAAAGAGTTTTATGATTCCATAGTGGAAAAGGGCAAAGAGCACGGCTACGTGACCACTCTTTCAGGGCGTCGCCGTTTGCTTCCTGAGCTGTATTCTACCAACCAGCAGGTTCTTTCACAGGCCCGCAGGCAGGCAATCAATACCGTAATTCAGGGCAGTGCAGCCGATATCATCAAAATGGCCATGATCAAGGTGGCTGAGGATGCTGAAATCAAGCATCTCGGCGGCAGGTTGATCCTGCAGATTCATGACGAACTGCTTGTCGAAGGCCCTGAAGAAAACATCGAAGAAATCGGTAAGCTCCTACAGCAGGATATGCAGACTGTAGCAACTCTTGCCGTGCCTCTAAAAGTAGATCTCGGCTTAGGCCGAAACTGGGCACAGGCACATTAA
- a CDS encoding DUF1844 domain-containing protein → MSDNKKCGCGSEFAKDMPIPEVNFSSFVMSMSSSAMVHLGEVADPSTGKIEFSPVLAKQSIDVLAVIEDKIKNGMTKDEERLLCELLYNLRMKYVQKTKKK, encoded by the coding sequence ATGTCTGATAATAAAAAATGCGGTTGCGGTAGCGAATTTGCCAAAGATATGCCTATCCCTGAGGTTAATTTTTCTTCATTTGTGATGTCCATGAGCTCTTCAGCCATGGTTCACCTTGGCGAAGTAGCAGATCCCTCAACCGGAAAAATTGAATTTTCTCCTGTTCTTGCTAAACAGTCCATTGATGTGCTGGCAGTGATTGAAGATAAAATCAAAAATGGCATGACTAAAGACGAAGAACGCCTTCTCTGTGAATTGCTTTATAATCTGCGCATGAAGTATGTGCAGAAGACCAAGAAGAAGTAA
- a CDS encoding protein-glutamate O-methyltransferase CheR translates to MSRDIKLDRNDFELLRKQIYRMCGLIIADGKEYLIQHRFKALYNSRDCRSWRDFYQLLVSGDEQFKEEAVSAISTHETSFFRDNHPFVFIRNKVLPKLLENRRFGSKIKIWCAASSTGQEPYSLAMLIHEWARIVPRAKVSPDDFSILATDISGAVIDKAKDGYFTNHEKMRGLPAGYDKYFEKSGNGWMLQPAVKSLVTFKKFNLLDSFRPLGLFDFVLCRNVLIYFDDATKINIVHRIHDLLPDKGYLMLGATETLVGHTDRFETEHEGVVILYRKKSRKK, encoded by the coding sequence GTGAGCAGGGATATTAAGCTGGATAGGAATGATTTTGAATTATTACGTAAGCAGATTTACCGTATGTGCGGTTTAATCATTGCTGATGGTAAGGAATATTTGATCCAGCACCGTTTTAAAGCTCTTTACAATTCCCGGGACTGCCGTTCATGGCGTGATTTTTACCAACTGCTTGTTTCCGGGGATGAACAGTTTAAGGAAGAAGCTGTTTCAGCTATCAGCACGCATGAAACCAGTTTTTTCCGTGATAATCACCCCTTTGTTTTTATCCGTAATAAAGTCCTTCCCAAGCTTCTTGAAAACAGGAGATTTGGCAGTAAGATAAAAATATGGTGTGCCGCTTCATCTACCGGTCAGGAGCCGTACTCTCTTGCCATGTTGATTCACGAATGGGCACGTATTGTTCCCCGTGCCAAGGTGAGCCCGGATGATTTTTCCATACTAGCTACGGATATATCCGGGGCAGTGATTGATAAGGCCAAGGATGGGTATTTTACCAATCATGAAAAAATGAGAGGACTGCCGGCAGGGTACGATAAATATTTTGAGAAGAGCGGTAATGGCTGGATGTTGCAGCCTGCAGTGAAGTCACTGGTCACTTTCAAAAAATTCAATCTGCTTGATTCCTTCCGGCCTTTGGGGCTTTTTGATTTTGTTCTGTGCAGAAATGTTTTGATTTATTTTGACGATGCCACCAAGATTAACATAGTCCACCGCATTCATGATTTGTTGCCGGACAAAGGTTACCTGATGCTCGGGGCAACTGAAACATTGGTGGGCCATACCGACCGTTTTGAAACAGAGCACGAAGGGGTGGTCATTCTGTACCGCAAAAAGAGCCGCAAAAAATAA
- a CDS encoding ribonucleoside triphosphate reductase → MPTQIMKRDGRLETWSTERIAQAIFKALSASGIKDPLMSKRMARKVEAKLEGVDIPEQEHVQNMVEEVLMDSRLHSVAKKFILYRDSRRRLRNQKDAYLDIKETIDEYLEKSDWRVAENANMTHSFQGLMLHLSGTIQARYALEKYPEEIRQAHEHGYFHIHDLSYGLAGYCAGWSLRDLLLEGFNLEGRSCAGPARHFDAVLGQMVNFLGTLQNEWAGAQAFNNVDTYLAPFIRHDGLSYEEVLQAMQKFVFNLNTTSRWGGQSPFTNLSFDLVPPKHIANEAVIIGGKLQDSTYGDYAREMDMINRSFLEVMVNGDQHNRIFSFPIPTYNVTEDFPWDSRIGKALLGLTAKYGVPYFQNFINSDLNPEDVRSMCCRLQMDLRELRNKVGGLFGAGDLTGSIGVVTLNLPKLAYLAQGEEDFLDLIEEYAIQAKNSLEFKRKLIQTNLDNGMFPWSRRYLKNGYKGHFSTIGLLGGHEACLNLLGKGIETPSGIRLMTRVLNHLRDLTAQFQEETGSLYNLEATPAEGTSYRLAKIDKALYADIKTSGNGTPYYTNSTTLPVGVSDDVVLALSHQDKLQPLYTGGSVFHTFLGESTTDLEALKSFIIKAFRNTKIPYLSITPTFSICKEHGYIRGEHHSCPECGAESEVYTRIVGYYRPVKQWNAGKKAEYKDRQVYNTFCC, encoded by the coding sequence ATGCCCACGCAGATAATGAAGCGAGACGGCCGGTTGGAGACCTGGTCGACTGAGCGTATTGCACAGGCCATTTTCAAAGCACTCAGCGCAAGCGGAATCAAAGACCCGCTTATGTCCAAACGTATGGCCAGAAAAGTGGAGGCCAAACTCGAAGGAGTCGATATTCCTGAGCAGGAACATGTTCAGAATATGGTCGAAGAAGTGCTTATGGACTCCCGGTTGCACTCAGTAGCCAAAAAATTCATCCTTTACCGCGACAGCCGCCGCCGACTCAGAAACCAAAAAGACGCCTATCTGGATATCAAGGAAACCATTGACGAATACCTTGAAAAAAGCGATTGGCGTGTGGCTGAGAATGCCAATATGACCCACTCTTTTCAGGGTCTCATGCTTCATCTTTCCGGAACAATTCAGGCCCGTTACGCTCTGGAAAAATACCCTGAAGAAATCAGGCAGGCCCATGAGCACGGATATTTCCACATACACGATCTTTCCTACGGACTCGCCGGTTACTGCGCCGGCTGGTCACTACGCGACCTGCTTCTTGAAGGGTTCAACCTTGAAGGACGCTCCTGTGCCGGACCCGCAAGGCACTTTGACGCTGTGCTCGGACAGATGGTCAACTTTCTCGGTACACTTCAGAATGAGTGGGCCGGAGCACAGGCTTTTAACAATGTCGACACCTATCTAGCTCCGTTTATCCGCCACGACGGTCTTTCGTACGAAGAAGTTCTTCAGGCTATGCAAAAATTCGTATTTAACCTGAACACAACCTCAAGATGGGGTGGCCAGAGCCCGTTCACCAACCTTTCGTTTGACCTTGTACCCCCCAAACACATTGCTAATGAAGCGGTAATCATAGGTGGAAAACTACAGGATTCCACTTATGGCGACTATGCCAGAGAAATGGATATGATTAACCGTTCATTTCTTGAAGTTATGGTTAACGGGGATCAGCACAACCGAATTTTCTCATTCCCCATTCCGACCTATAATGTAACTGAAGATTTTCCATGGGATTCCCGGATCGGTAAAGCTCTGCTCGGCCTTACCGCCAAATACGGAGTCCCCTATTTCCAGAATTTTATTAATTCCGACTTGAACCCAGAAGACGTGCGCTCCATGTGTTGCCGTCTGCAGATGGACCTGCGCGAACTGCGCAATAAAGTAGGCGGCCTTTTCGGTGCAGGTGATCTGACCGGATCAATCGGTGTTGTAACCCTGAACCTCCCCAAGCTCGCTTATCTGGCGCAAGGCGAAGAGGATTTTCTTGATCTCATCGAAGAATATGCCATTCAAGCTAAAAACTCCCTTGAATTCAAACGCAAACTGATCCAGACCAATCTGGACAACGGCATGTTCCCTTGGTCGCGCCGTTACCTAAAGAACGGATACAAAGGTCATTTCTCAACCATTGGACTGCTCGGTGGACACGAAGCCTGCCTCAATCTTTTGGGCAAAGGAATTGAGACGCCTTCCGGAATAAGGCTTATGACCAGAGTGCTCAACCATCTGCGTGACCTTACGGCGCAATTTCAGGAAGAAACAGGCAGTCTCTATAACCTTGAAGCAACACCGGCTGAAGGGACCAGCTACCGGCTGGCAAAGATCGACAAGGCCCTTTACGCCGACATTAAGACTTCCGGTAACGGAACCCCCTACTACACTAACTCCACCACTCTTCCGGTAGGAGTTTCCGATGACGTTGTTCTGGCCTTATCCCATCAGGATAAACTCCAGCCGCTTTATACGGGCGGATCGGTATTCCATACCTTTCTCGGGGAGTCTACTACCGACCTGGAAGCACTCAAAAGCTTCATCATTAAAGCTTTCCGTAACACTAAAATTCCTTACCTATCCATTACCCCGACGTTCTCCATATGCAAAGAACACGGGTACATCCGCGGTGAGCACCACAGCTGCCCGGAATGTGGAGCGGAGTCTGAAGTTTACACACGTATCGTCGGTTACTATCGCCCGGTCAAACAATGGAACGCGGGCAAGAAAGCCGAATACAAAGACCGACAGGTATACAATACTTTCTGCTGTTAA
- a CDS encoding HDOD domain-containing protein encodes MGESCDLFLDSFFVARQPVFDADKNIWGYELLFRNSGGSNFADVSNEDAATSQIIADGFGLIQEDIEEGQRLLVNFPRNMLLDGAADFLPPDVCVIEILEHVQPKQDILQVLADLKGDGYTLALDDYIGQEGFEHFVELADIVKVDCLGLDPDKLEDIAQTLGKLNVQLLAEKVEDDAMFNRCRELGFELFQGFFFSQPEIIPGKKISSSNINRMRLLGSISSTDFDVEDITNAINSDVSVSYRLLKFINSPTFGLPNKVNSIQQAIALIGHRKLAGWLRMILLSDMSAGPTGDELAFLSIKRAKFLELLSREMEYCPLSAESMFMLGLFSLLDVFLGRSMEELMSELPVDKDIMDGLIDRESKPAVFINVVEALEKADWDKLESLVKVNNINPLYVSRTHLAAMQWANEIVAMNRSTADPDVE; translated from the coding sequence ATGGGAGAAAGTTGCGATCTTTTTTTGGATTCTTTTTTTGTAGCCAGACAGCCTGTTTTCGATGCTGATAAAAATATCTGGGGATACGAGTTGCTTTTCCGAAATTCAGGGGGGAGTAATTTTGCAGATGTCAGCAATGAGGATGCAGCAACTTCGCAGATTATTGCGGATGGTTTCGGTCTGATTCAGGAAGACATTGAAGAAGGTCAGCGTTTGCTGGTCAATTTTCCAAGAAATATGTTGCTGGACGGTGCAGCAGATTTCCTGCCGCCGGATGTCTGTGTTATTGAGATTCTGGAGCACGTGCAGCCCAAGCAGGATATTCTGCAAGTCCTCGCGGACCTGAAAGGGGACGGCTATACTCTGGCTCTCGATGATTATATTGGCCAAGAAGGATTCGAGCATTTTGTTGAGCTGGCTGATATCGTAAAAGTCGATTGTCTTGGTCTTGATCCTGATAAGTTGGAGGACATCGCTCAGACTTTGGGTAAACTGAACGTGCAGTTGCTGGCCGAAAAGGTTGAAGATGATGCAATGTTCAACCGCTGCCGTGAGCTGGGCTTTGAATTGTTTCAGGGATTCTTTTTCAGCCAGCCGGAAATTATCCCCGGTAAGAAAATTTCCAGCAGCAATATCAACCGCATGCGTCTGCTTGGTTCAATTTCAAGTACCGATTTTGATGTCGAAGATATTACAAATGCAATAAATTCGGATGTATCGGTCAGTTATCGGTTACTAAAATTTATAAATTCACCGACCTTCGGCTTGCCTAACAAAGTTAATTCAATTCAGCAGGCCATTGCTTTGATCGGTCACAGAAAGCTTGCCGGCTGGCTGCGTATGATTCTGCTTTCTGATATGAGTGCAGGTCCTACCGGCGATGAGTTGGCATTTTTGTCTATCAAACGGGCTAAATTTTTGGAGCTCCTTTCCCGGGAAATGGAATATTGTCCGCTATCTGCTGAATCTATGTTTATGCTGGGGCTTTTTTCTCTGCTTGACGTCTTTCTGGGAAGATCGATGGAAGAGCTTATGTCAGAGCTTCCGGTGGATAAAGATATCATGGATGGGCTTATTGATAGGGAAAGCAAACCTGCTGTTTTTATTAATGTTGTAGAAGCGTTGGAAAAGGCAGATTGGGATAAGCTGGAGTCTCTGGTCAAGGTTAATAATATTAATCCCCTATATGTGTCCCGTACCCACCTTGCTGCCATGCAGTGGGCCAATGAAATTGTAGCGATGAACAGATCGACCGCTGATCCTGATGTAGAGTAG
- the argC gene encoding N-acetyl-gamma-glutamyl-phosphate reductase yields the protein MNAVAVGLVGVTGYTGMELTRILSNHGGMKLVRVTSRAEAGKKLADIYPFLNCMELGELEITAPDVDDLAESCDLVFLAVPHKTAMNIGGQLYDKGIKVVDLSADFRIRDRKTYEEWYKVEHTREDLLPKAVYGLPEFYREQVKGARLVANPGCYPTSVIVGLTPALRAGLVETTDIVIDSKSGTSGAGRKAGVGTLFCEVADSFRAYGLTTHRHTPEIEQELSVVSGEDMIVSFNTHLLPIDRGILSTIYTKLKPGVTAADVRAAYEKAYGDEKMIRFLPEGQMPETRWVRGTIFCDVAVVPDERTGRLIIISAIDNLCRGASGQAVANANLMLGFDETEGLSLAPMMP from the coding sequence ATGAATGCTGTCGCTGTCGGACTTGTCGGAGTCACCGGATATACCGGGATGGAATTGACCCGTATCCTGAGTAACCATGGCGGGATGAAGCTGGTCCGTGTTACCTCCCGTGCTGAAGCCGGGAAAAAGCTGGCAGATATCTATCCTTTTCTGAACTGCATGGAGCTTGGCGAACTTGAAATCACTGCTCCTGATGTTGATGATCTGGCCGAATCCTGTGATCTGGTATTTTTGGCTGTACCACATAAAACTGCTATGAATATCGGCGGACAGCTTTACGACAAAGGTATCAAGGTCGTGGACCTGAGTGCCGACTTCAGGATTCGTGACCGTAAAACTTATGAAGAATGGTACAAGGTAGAACATACCCGTGAAGATCTTCTGCCCAAAGCTGTTTACGGCCTGCCTGAGTTTTACCGGGAGCAGGTTAAAGGAGCCCGGCTGGTAGCCAACCCCGGCTGTTATCCGACTTCAGTTATCGTCGGGTTGACTCCGGCCCTGCGTGCAGGATTGGTCGAGACAACTGATATAGTAATTGATTCAAAATCAGGCACTAGTGGGGCGGGACGTAAAGCAGGCGTAGGAACACTTTTTTGCGAGGTTGCTGATTCTTTCCGCGCCTATGGACTGACCACTCATCGCCATACTCCAGAGATTGAGCAGGAACTCTCTGTTGTTTCCGGTGAAGATATGATCGTGTCTTTTAATACCCATTTGCTACCAATCGATCGTGGTATCCTTTCTACAATTTACACCAAGCTTAAGCCGGGTGTGACTGCCGCTGATGTGCGTGCTGCATATGAGAAGGCTTACGGAGATGAGAAAATGATCCGTTTCCTGCCTGAAGGTCAAATGCCGGAAACCCGTTGGGTTCGCGGAACCATATTTTGTGATGTCGCCGTTGTCCCTGATGAGCGCACTGGCCGTTTGATTATTATTTCCGCTATTGACAACCTTTGCCGTGGTGCGTCCGGTCAGGCTGTGGCGAACGCGAACCTCATGCTGGGTTTTGATGAGACCGAAGGTCTTTCTCTTGCTCCCATGATGCCATAA
- a CDS encoding DHH family phosphoesterase, producing the protein MAYFKQLEDQLQDLLALCNKDERWLVVVNADPDSLASAMAFKRIIGRRVSEVGIAHINEVKRLDNLAMMHYLRIPAQRMIPTLVAQYDKFAILDSQPHHHPDFDDLKFSVIIDHHPLPAEPYTDAEYVDIRPKYAANCTMMTEYLYNLKIRPAKLLATALLYGIKTDTQSFERPFIDDDVKAFRYLTKYADMDLIKRITRSEIHPDWLRYFSRAFYNLRRIGLGLFSHIGKVENPDTLVILADFLMRVHGVSWDVVSGIYEDTLVVIFRGDGMRKDMGKMAAKLFNEIGSAGGHKAAARAEIKLEALEDADPESFVLKKLTRGKKTVKRI; encoded by the coding sequence ATGGCTTATTTTAAACAGCTTGAAGATCAGCTTCAGGATTTGCTCGCCCTTTGCAATAAGGATGAGCGCTGGCTGGTGGTGGTTAATGCAGATCCGGATTCCCTTGCTTCGGCAATGGCTTTTAAACGTATCATCGGCCGCAGGGTTTCCGAAGTGGGTATCGCCCACATCAACGAGGTAAAACGCCTCGATAACCTAGCCATGATGCACTATCTGCGCATTCCGGCCCAGCGGATGATTCCAACGCTTGTTGCCCAGTATGACAAGTTTGCAATTCTCGATTCCCAGCCGCATCATCATCCAGATTTCGATGATTTGAAATTTTCAGTGATAATCGATCATCATCCGCTACCGGCGGAACCTTATACAGACGCTGAGTATGTGGACATACGTCCTAAATACGCCGCGAACTGCACCATGATGACCGAATATCTTTACAATTTAAAAATCCGCCCGGCCAAACTGCTGGCCACCGCACTGCTCTACGGCATAAAGACCGACACACAGAGTTTTGAGCGGCCCTTTATTGATGACGATGTCAAGGCCTTCAGATACTTGACTAAATATGCGGATATGGATCTCATTAAGCGTATCACCCGCAGTGAAATACATCCTGACTGGCTGCGCTACTTCTCACGCGCTTTTTACAATCTGCGCCGAATCGGTCTTGGCCTGTTTTCCCACATAGGTAAGGTGGAGAACCCCGATACACTGGTGATTCTCGCTGACTTCCTCATGCGGGTTCACGGCGTTTCATGGGATGTTGTTTCCGGCATATATGAAGATACCCTCGTGGTTATTTTCCGCGGCGACGGCATGCGTAAGGATATGGGAAAAATGGCGGCCAAACTTTTTAATGAAATCGGTTCCGCAGGCGGTCATAAAGCCGCTGCGCGGGCTGAAATCAAATTGGAAGCCCTCGAAGATGCCGATCCGGAATCCTTTGTGCTCAAGAAATTGACCAGAGGAAAAAAGACGGTCAAACGGATCTGA
- a CDS encoding anaerobic ribonucleoside-triphosphate reductase activating protein, with translation MNKLSQGWNHLRGIEPLSLCDWPGMTSCVFFLGGCNLHCPTCHNFDMAWNMERLPLLSRDDMRSFLRNRAKWLDGVTITGGEPTTVPNLGEILHEIRKVSGLPIKMDSNGMLPEIIEDILQQGLADKFAIDVKGPYEKYPALTGQAVTAEAAQKNLGRIFELAEANPTAFYFRLTQVPIVADEDIETAKGYLPDGFDLTIQKYIPPRRDHAHADNEARRPVGDLVD, from the coding sequence ATGAATAAACTCTCTCAAGGATGGAACCATCTTCGCGGAATCGAACCGCTCAGCCTTTGTGACTGGCCTGGGATGACCAGTTGCGTATTCTTCCTCGGCGGCTGCAATCTGCACTGCCCTACCTGCCACAATTTCGACATGGCCTGGAATATGGAACGGCTGCCCCTTCTGAGTAGAGATGACATGAGATCTTTCCTAAGGAACCGAGCAAAATGGCTTGACGGGGTCACTATAACTGGTGGCGAGCCTACAACGGTACCTAACCTCGGAGAAATTCTCCATGAAATCAGAAAAGTATCCGGTCTGCCCATAAAAATGGACAGTAACGGCATGCTCCCTGAAATTATTGAAGACATTCTCCAGCAAGGATTAGCGGACAAATTCGCTATTGATGTAAAAGGACCGTATGAGAAGTATCCTGCCTTGACCGGGCAGGCCGTTACCGCAGAGGCAGCACAGAAAAATCTTGGAAGAATTTTTGAACTTGCCGAAGCCAACCCCACAGCCTTCTATTTTCGTCTGACACAAGTTCCCATAGTGGCAGATGAAGATATCGAAACCGCAAAAGGATACCTTCCGGATGGCTTTGACTTGACCATCCAGAAGTACATTCCTCCAAGGAGAGATCATGCCCACGCAGATAATGAAGCGAGACGGCCGGTTGGAGACCTGGTCGACTGA